In the genome of Capricornis sumatraensis isolate serow.1 chromosome 4, serow.2, whole genome shotgun sequence, the window CCAACAGGAGCACTGGAGGAAACTCGCAGGCAAAACTGCGGATGAGGTTGGGGCCACAGAAGTGCTCCTGAGCCAGCAGGATGGTGTTAagcaggccagtccccattcctATGGCCCAGGAGGCTCCCACCAGGCCAATACATATCTTCTTGTTCATAGTCCCCACATACGACAGCGGGTGGCACACAGCCTGGTATCGGTCATAGGCCATGACTGAAAGGAGGCAGGTTTCAGTGCCCCCTGAAAATATGACCAAGGAGATCTGAGTGAAACACTCTAGGAGGGATATAGTTTTCTGCTTGAAAAGCAGGTTCTCTAGCAGCTTAGGCACAATGACTGAGGAATAGAAAGAATCCAGGAAGGAGAGGTGACtgagaaagaagtacatgggggtgtgcagGTGGGAATCAGTCCTGatcaccagcagcatcagcaggtTCACTGTGAGGATCAGGAGGTAAATCACCAGGAATGTTACAAAGAGTACTACCTGGATCTGAGGGTTGTTGGATAGTCCTTGGAGAACAAACACAGTGACTCTGGTTGTGTTGCCAACTTCCATGGATCATTAGAGATTCCCTTCAGAGGGACAAGAACAGAAAAGAATGTTCCAGTGTGCTATGAGTCTCAGAGAATGGCTGGGAATGAGGTGTTATGAATAAAGCTTTAGGACTGATCAAAGACAGTGTGTGTAGCAGAGGTAACCTAGCCATGTCAGACCTCATCAACCCTTTCCAGCTCAGGGCGATAATCTATTGGATAAGGTGGAAAAGGTGAGAAGGACGAG includes:
- the LOC138078611 gene encoding olfactory receptor 8S1-like, producing MEVGNTTRVTVFVLQGLSNNPQIQVVLFVTFLVIYLLILTVNLLMLLVIRTDSHLHTPMYFFLSHLSFLDSFYSSVIVPKLLENLLFKQKTISLLECFTQISLVIFSGGTETCLLSVMAYDRYQAVCHPLSYVGTMNKKICIGLVGASWAIGMGTGLLNTILLAQEHFCGPNLIRSFACEFPPVLLLACSDPSMSVASILTTMVVLGLGTLVLVLVSYTHIIMTALGIDSASGQNKIFSTCSSHVLVVTIFYGSGIFRYMTPASGSALEQVLSMQYSVVTPLLNPLIYSLKNQEVKAALRRMLARKPRLTF